One genomic region from Thermoleptolyngbya sichuanensis A183 encodes:
- a CDS encoding transposase: protein MSPTSRLYDALNDFLRQCDIQWQDARHLQTLCWMIIGMIGSQNVHLNGFGVYVRSRAQMAQSHQRRFRRWLSNRRINVASAHHALIGQALSNWQTQRLYLSLDTTVVWNCFCIVWVAVVYRGRTVPVAWKVVAQSSSTVRLWTIQRVLRQAQRLMPEGVAIVLLADRGFADGKLMKYLRENLGWHFRIRIKRSFQFQHQGQWRQVSSVQLQPGQAYFTPAVSVGRTKPYDNVYLAFAHDKLSSENWTIVSDEPTNLQTFAQYRLRFQVEESFLDLKSNGFNLEASRLRDKVALSQLCGVIALTMLFLVLQGVQVVASGKRRQVDAHWKRGMSYLKLGWNWIRLAITHQWKIHVYQFLSCSPDPQPAIASRRQHDDSLKREFTVLSRIPAS, encoded by the coding sequence ATGTCACCGACTTCCCGTCTTTATGATGCGTTGAATGATTTTCTGCGTCAATGCGACATTCAGTGGCAGGATGCTCGCCATCTGCAAACACTGTGCTGGATGATCATTGGCATGATTGGAAGCCAAAACGTTCATCTCAATGGATTTGGGGTGTATGTGAGGAGTCGCGCTCAAATGGCTCAATCCCACCAACGCCGGTTTCGCCGCTGGTTGTCGAATCGGCGGATCAATGTCGCGTCCGCTCATCATGCGCTGATTGGGCAGGCTCTGTCCAACTGGCAGACCCAACGACTCTACTTAAGCCTCGATACAACGGTCGTATGGAATTGTTTCTGCATCGTCTGGGTCGCAGTGGTGTACCGAGGAAGAACGGTTCCGGTCGCTTGGAAAGTGGTGGCGCAATCAAGCAGCACCGTCAGGTTGTGGACGATTCAACGGGTACTGCGGCAAGCGCAACGGCTGATGCCCGAGGGTGTCGCGATTGTCCTTTTGGCAGACCGAGGGTTTGCCGATGGCAAGTTGATGAAATACCTCCGGGAGAATCTGGGTTGGCATTTCCGCATCCGCATCAAACGCTCCTTCCAATTTCAGCACCAAGGGCAGTGGCGCCAGGTATCGTCGGTTCAATTGCAACCAGGACAAGCTTACTTTACGCCTGCAGTGTCGGTGGGTAGAACAAAGCCCTACGACAATGTTTACCTTGCCTTTGCCCACGACAAACTCAGCAGCGAGAATTGGACAATTGTGAGTGATGAGCCGACGAACTTGCAGACGTTTGCCCAATATCGACTGAGATTTCAGGTGGAGGAGTCGTTTTTGGATTTGAAGTCCAACGGGTTTAATCTCGAAGCCTCCAGACTCAGAGACAAGGTTGCCCTTTCCCAGTTGTGTGGGGTAATCGCCTTGACGATGCTGTTCTTAGTTCTCCAAGGGGTGCAAGTGGTCGCATCCGGCAAGCGTCGCCAAGTCGATGCTCACTGGAAGCGCGGCATGAGTTATCTCAAGCTGGGCTGGAATTGGATTCGGCTGGCTATCACTCACCAGTGGAAGATTCACGTTTATCAGTTCCTCTCCTGTTCACCTGACCCTCAACCTGCCATCGCATCAAGGCGACAACACGATGACTCCCTAAAGCGTGAATTCACTGTCCTCAGCCGTATTCCAGCTTCTTAG
- a CDS encoding glycosyltransferase: MHILSIHNAYQIRGGEDESCAAEQQLLREQGHQVDVYQEDNARIQTLNSAHAAIKTTWSAESYRDIRQHLAQHPVDIVHIQNFFPLISPSVHHAAKDAGVPVVQTLRNYRLLCPNALFFRAGQVCEDCLGKPIPYPGVLHGCYRESRAASAAVAAMLLAHRLLRTWIETVDYFIALTEFARQKFIEGGLPAHKIVVKPNFVSPDPGVGDGRGGYMLYVGRLSVEKGLDTLIDAWQRLDLSVPLKIIGDGPLSDQVNAAAQTHPSIEWLGRQPMNQVHNLMGSAMAVIFPSKWYETFGRVAIEAFAKGTPVIASNIGAIAEVVQPGYTGLQFHPNDPDDLAQQVKWVLNHPEALQQMRQNARAEFIAKYTAKANYQMLMDIYSKVQKQV, encoded by the coding sequence ATGCACATCCTCAGCATTCACAACGCCTATCAAATTCGCGGTGGCGAAGATGAATCCTGTGCTGCTGAACAGCAACTCCTGCGGGAACAGGGTCATCAAGTCGATGTGTATCAAGAGGACAATGCTCGCATCCAGACGCTCAATTCAGCCCATGCTGCTATCAAAACCACCTGGTCTGCCGAGTCCTATCGGGACATCCGGCAACATCTTGCACAGCATCCGGTTGATATCGTGCATATCCAAAACTTTTTTCCCCTCATTTCTCCCTCTGTTCACCACGCCGCCAAAGATGCAGGTGTGCCTGTGGTACAAACCCTGCGAAACTATCGATTACTGTGTCCCAATGCGCTCTTCTTTCGAGCGGGCCAGGTCTGCGAGGATTGCTTAGGAAAACCCATTCCTTATCCTGGTGTGCTGCATGGCTGCTATCGTGAGAGCCGCGCTGCCAGTGCTGCTGTAGCTGCAATGCTGCTTGCCCATCGTCTGCTAAGAACTTGGATTGAAACCGTAGATTACTTCATTGCACTCACAGAATTCGCACGTCAAAAATTCATTGAAGGTGGTCTACCAGCCCACAAGATTGTTGTGAAGCCCAACTTTGTGAGTCCTGATCCTGGTGTAGGAGACGGGCGAGGTGGCTACATGCTCTACGTTGGGCGGCTCTCGGTCGAGAAGGGACTGGACACACTGATCGACGCATGGCAGCGGCTAGACTTATCAGTTCCCCTCAAAATCATTGGTGATGGCCCGCTCTCTGATCAGGTCAACGCTGCTGCTCAAACCCATCCCTCTATCGAATGGCTGGGACGACAGCCCATGAATCAGGTTCACAATCTTATGGGCAGCGCTATGGCCGTCATCTTTCCGTCTAAATGGTACGAAACCTTTGGGCGGGTAGCAATTGAGGCATTTGCTAAAGGAACCCCCGTGATTGCGTCAAATATTGGGGCGATCGCCGAAGTTGTCCAACCTGGCTACACAGGCCTACAGTTCCATCCCAATGATCCGGACGATCTGGCACAACAAGTGAAATGGGTATTGAATCATCCAGAAGCGCTCCAGCAAATGCGTCAAAATGCCCGTGCTGAGTTTATCGCCAAATATACTGCCAAAGCCAATTATCAAATGCTAATGGATATCTACAGCAAGGTTCAGAAGCAGGTTTAA
- a CDS encoding glycosyltransferase family 4 protein: MNQPLCILLSAYACRPNMGSEPGVGWNLARAIAQHHPVWVLTREDNRPFIEAELTQHPFPNLQFIYCDVPGAKLWHRSNKTVHLHHYLWQLSAYSTAKRLLSQIQWDVIHHVTYVRYSSPSFLSLLPVPFVWGPVGGGEMAPAAFWEEFDLYARVYEVLRYLSHRLGEADPFTRLTAARSALVRATTKDTAARLRSMGAQNLELYSESGLSQEEIVKLSTLWPPTSDPVRFISMARLLHWKGLHLGIRAFAAAKLPDAEYWILGEGPERDRLQRLADDLGVAKQVRFFGKLPRHETLNRLGESHILVHPSLHDSGGWVCLEAMACGRPVICFDLGGPAVQVTESTGIKVAAHSPSQAVCDLASAMTQLATDAELRSRLGKAGREHVQAHFSWEQKAKSLMQIYKLVSKKQLQPFI; encoded by the coding sequence ATGAACCAGCCTCTCTGCATTTTGCTGTCGGCCTATGCCTGTCGCCCCAATATGGGGTCGGAGCCAGGTGTAGGCTGGAACTTAGCGCGGGCGATCGCCCAGCATCACCCCGTCTGGGTTCTCACCCGTGAAGACAATCGCCCTTTTATCGAAGCCGAACTTACTCAGCATCCATTCCCAAATTTGCAGTTTATTTATTGCGATGTTCCGGGTGCAAAGCTTTGGCATCGTAGTAATAAGACTGTTCATCTTCATCATTATCTTTGGCAACTCAGCGCCTACAGCACTGCAAAACGCTTATTGTCGCAGATTCAGTGGGACGTAATTCACCACGTTACTTACGTTCGCTATTCCTCGCCCAGCTTTCTGAGTCTTTTGCCTGTGCCGTTTGTTTGGGGGCCTGTGGGTGGTGGTGAAATGGCTCCTGCCGCGTTTTGGGAAGAGTTTGATCTCTATGCGCGAGTATATGAAGTGCTGCGCTATTTATCCCATCGGCTAGGCGAGGCTGATCCATTCACGCGCTTGACGGCAGCTCGCAGCGCTCTGGTCAGGGCGACGACCAAAGACACTGCCGCACGCCTGCGGAGCATGGGCGCTCAGAATTTAGAACTTTACTCAGAGTCAGGGCTTTCTCAAGAAGAAATTGTCAAGCTTTCAACCCTGTGGCCACCTACTTCAGACCCTGTGAGGTTTATTAGCATGGCTCGGTTGCTGCACTGGAAAGGTCTGCATTTGGGCATCCGAGCCTTTGCCGCCGCAAAGCTGCCTGACGCAGAATATTGGATTTTGGGAGAGGGGCCGGAGCGCGATCGCCTTCAACGGCTAGCAGATGACTTAGGAGTTGCAAAGCAGGTAAGGTTTTTCGGTAAGCTCCCTCGTCATGAAACCCTAAATCGACTGGGTGAAAGCCATATTTTGGTGCATCCTAGCCTTCATGATTCTGGCGGTTGGGTTTGTTTGGAAGCGATGGCGTGTGGACGGCCAGTCATTTGTTTTGACTTGGGTGGGCCAGCCGTTCAAGTTACCGAGAGTACCGGAATCAAAGTCGCAGCCCACTCCCCCTCGCAAGCAGTTTGCGATTTGGCAAGCGCCATGACTCAGCTTGCAACAGATGCAGAACTGCGATCGCGCCTCGGCAAGGCAGGACGGGAACATGTTCAAGCCCACTTTTCCTGGGAGCAAAAAGCAAAGAGCTTAATGCAGATATATAAGTTAGTGAGCAAGAAGCAATTGCAACCCTTCATCTAG
- a CDS encoding NF041680 family putative transposase, with product MIFNELQQFRQTLYASLGNARDALFDLMDAVLVSACIVSFVRLSQSPVFRRQWSSTYEALRDSRLPRSKVLKLLVQQIPTQQQPLLAGDASRWNRPAARRLKDRTLSGRTGHAPIAGQNYSTLAWIAEDRGSWALPLRHERITSFETPASKAAFQLKQVTRQLAVRPLAIYDRGYGNASFVNQTAGIEADLLLRVTSNRSVYGAPPAYRGRGAPAKHGHKMKLNDPDTWSVPVETVEVDDPNWGRVRVSRWSAYHFRKSPKRAMEVLRVEVLETQSSTRRLAPLWLVWLGEQMPPLETLWLHYLCRFAIEHWYRFAKQRLYWTHPQFSSVSATEQWSSLMPLLSWQLWLARKDCTDHPLPWQAPQETLTPGRVAQAFAGILAAIGTPAPAPKPRGKSPGRGKGHKPTPRPCYPMVKKRASKRKTSEQSLNSPVATAA from the coding sequence ATGATTTTCAACGAACTTCAGCAATTTCGCCAAACGTTGTATGCCAGCTTGGGAAACGCCAGAGATGCCCTGTTTGATCTGATGGATGCCGTGTTAGTGAGTGCGTGCATCGTGTCGTTTGTGAGGCTATCGCAGAGTCCTGTCTTTCGTCGCCAGTGGTCGAGCACCTATGAAGCGTTGCGCGATAGCCGCCTACCCCGATCAAAGGTGCTGAAGCTGTTGGTGCAGCAGATACCGACTCAGCAGCAACCGTTGTTGGCAGGTGATGCGAGTCGGTGGAACCGTCCTGCTGCCAGGCGTTTGAAAGACCGCACCTTATCAGGCAGAACAGGACATGCCCCGATAGCCGGACAAAACTACAGTACCTTAGCCTGGATTGCTGAAGACAGGGGCAGTTGGGCATTACCATTGCGGCATGAGCGCATCACCAGCTTTGAAACACCCGCCAGTAAAGCGGCATTCCAACTCAAACAAGTGACTCGGCAGTTAGCGGTGCGTCCGTTGGCGATCTACGACCGAGGGTACGGCAATGCCAGTTTTGTCAACCAAACGGCAGGGATTGAGGCAGACTTGCTGCTGCGGGTTACATCCAATCGAAGTGTCTATGGCGCGCCCCCAGCGTATCGAGGGCGAGGCGCACCTGCCAAGCATGGACATAAGATGAAACTCAATGACCCTGACACTTGGAGTGTCCCGGTCGAAACCGTTGAAGTCGATGATCCCAACTGGGGACGAGTGCGGGTCAGTCGTTGGAGTGCATACCATTTCCGCAAATCCCCCAAACGGGCAATGGAAGTGTTGCGCGTGGAGGTGCTGGAGACACAGAGCAGCACGCGACGCTTGGCTCCTTTGTGGTTAGTTTGGCTGGGTGAGCAGATGCCTCCGTTAGAAACCCTGTGGTTGCACTACCTCTGTCGCTTTGCCATTGAACACTGGTATCGCTTTGCCAAGCAGAGGCTATATTGGACACATCCCCAGTTCAGTTCTGTATCGGCAACCGAACAGTGGAGCAGCCTGATGCCGTTGCTCAGTTGGCAGTTGTGGTTAGCGCGAAAGGACTGTACTGACCACCCCTTGCCCTGGCAGGCACCGCAAGAAACGTTGACTCCGGGTCGGGTCGCACAAGCGTTTGCAGGCATTTTGGCAGCGATTGGCACCCCTGCTCCTGCGCCTAAACCTCGTGGTAAATCGCCAGGACGAGGCAAGGGGCACAAGCCAACTCCTCGTCCCTGCTATCCGATGGTCAAAAAACGAGCCTCGAAACGCAAGACATCCGAACAATCCCTGAACAGTCCGGTTGCAACAGCAGCTTAA
- a CDS encoding class I SAM-dependent methyltransferase encodes MEKTHSIPRRPMPYRRLLAIALACLLWFCGISPTRAQDLAPVLTLDPPPPNTEFYEYRVLHNPDGIGKFYMGREIAQVMGHQGAAWLERPGRSIQEQPDKVLPALNLKPTDVVADIGAGTGYFSFRLSPLVPQGKVLAVDIQPEMIDILEFFKQEAAEAGTPADNVEPVLGEPDNPQLAPDSIDLALMVDAYHEFEYPREMMEAIFKALKPGGRVALVEYRGENPFISIKGLHKMTQRQVKQEMQAVGLVWRETKGFLPQQHLMIFQKPA; translated from the coding sequence ATGGAGAAGACCCACTCTATCCCTCGTCGCCCCATGCCCTACCGCCGTCTTCTGGCGATCGCCCTCGCCTGCCTGCTCTGGTTCTGCGGAATTTCTCCCACCCGCGCTCAGGATCTTGCGCCCGTGCTAACGCTCGACCCGCCGCCGCCCAATACGGAATTTTACGAATATCGCGTGCTGCACAATCCCGACGGCATTGGCAAATTTTACATGGGGCGAGAAATCGCGCAGGTGATGGGGCATCAGGGGGCGGCGTGGCTGGAGCGGCCGGGGCGATCGATCCAAGAGCAGCCCGACAAAGTGCTGCCCGCCCTCAACCTAAAGCCAACCGATGTGGTTGCCGACATTGGCGCAGGCACGGGCTATTTCAGCTTTCGCCTGAGTCCCCTAGTGCCCCAAGGCAAGGTGCTGGCAGTAGACATCCAGCCAGAGATGATCGATATTCTTGAATTCTTTAAGCAGGAGGCCGCAGAAGCGGGCACACCTGCCGACAACGTGGAACCCGTGCTGGGCGAGCCGGATAATCCCCAGCTTGCGCCAGACAGCATCGACCTGGCGCTGATGGTCGATGCTTACCACGAGTTTGAATATCCCCGCGAGATGATGGAAGCCATTTTCAAGGCGCTGAAACCGGGCGGCCGCGTGGCGCTGGTGGAATATCGCGGCGAAAATCCCTTCATCTCTATCAAAGGGCTACATAAAATGACCCAGCGCCAGGTAAAGCAGGAAATGCAAGCGGTGGGGTTGGTCTGGCGAGAAACCAAGGGCTTTTTGCCGCAGC
- a CDS encoding GumC domain-containing protein — protein sequence MTQAATLTLTLQPVAGRHVFVPPEPVLQLRRAARAEGESLSPRWVSDDRPLLSPRVPAAVPHRLGVAVGVAIAATVGTKLYQSHTPLLYKSTFELTPVAQRSQTIGTATATTDIRPEVDQATLIQVFRSHQVLLPAVRDLRAHNINLSPAALAQNLEIVPLADGRLEVRYRHRSERVAQMVSRQLAQTYVDYGDRCRLDACYALDQAKADLTEATGQVARLEQAIAQFRARPDAQNLRHRADTLTRRTAEFTRYLTQTEQELKLAQERYQTLQTQLPIASAQSILQQQADYPALLQDLHQTEGHIATQLAQAQPDSQTLSALYQRHQMLSRQLNQQVAIALNQFLLTQFPDLAADSETLPPALSQIEQAFGLAHQVNLLSARQRAIAPIHQAMQADKVRLAELLQYQSKLETQLAVQRRILQESQQQHARLQQEISERRIVWRVAGA from the coding sequence ATGACCCAGGCAGCTACCCTCACGCTTACGCTCCAGCCCGTTGCGGGTCGGCACGTCTTCGTTCCGCCGGAACCTGTGCTTCAGTTGCGGCGGGCGGCGCGGGCGGAGGGGGAGAGCCTTTCGCCGCGGTGGGTTAGTGACGATCGCCCCCTCCTTTCTCCCCGAGTTCCCGCAGCCGTTCCGCATCGACTCGGTGTGGCGGTGGGCGTGGCGATCGCCGCTACTGTGGGCACCAAGCTTTACCAGAGCCATACGCCGCTGCTGTATAAAAGCACGTTTGAATTGACCCCAGTGGCGCAGCGATCGCAGACTATCGGCACAGCCACAGCCACGACTGACATTCGTCCAGAGGTGGATCAGGCGACGCTGATTCAGGTGTTTCGGAGTCATCAGGTGTTGCTGCCTGCGGTGCGCGACTTGCGGGCGCATAACATCAATCTGAGTCCGGCAGCGCTGGCGCAAAATCTGGAAATTGTGCCGCTAGCGGATGGGCGACTGGAAGTGCGATACCGCCATCGCAGTGAGCGTGTGGCGCAGATGGTATCGCGGCAGCTTGCCCAAACCTATGTGGACTATGGCGATCGCTGTCGGCTGGATGCGTGCTACGCGCTGGATCAGGCAAAGGCAGATTTGACCGAGGCGACCGGGCAGGTGGCGCGGCTGGAGCAAGCGATCGCCCAGTTCCGGGCCCGCCCCGATGCCCAGAACCTCCGCCATCGCGCCGACACCCTCACCCGCCGCACCGCAGAATTCACCCGCTACCTGACGCAGACTGAGCAGGAGCTAAAGCTGGCGCAAGAGCGATATCAGACACTTCAGACCCAGCTTCCTATCGCCAGCGCCCAAAGCATTTTGCAGCAGCAGGCAGACTATCCAGCATTGCTGCAAGACCTGCACCAGACCGAGGGACACATTGCTACGCAGCTTGCCCAGGCGCAGCCCGATAGCCAAACCCTATCTGCCCTTTACCAGCGCCACCAGATGCTCAGCAGGCAACTGAATCAACAAGTGGCGATCGCCCTCAACCAGTTCCTCCTGACGCAATTTCCAGACCTAGCCGCCGACTCAGAAACACTGCCGCCCGCGCTCTCGCAAATTGAACAAGCGTTTGGACTGGCGCATCAGGTGAACCTGCTCAGCGCTCGTCAGCGGGCGATCGCCCCCATCCACCAAGCCATGCAAGCCGACAAGGTGAGGCTAGCAGAGCTACTGCAATATCAGTCCAAGCTGGAAACCCAACTGGCGGTGCAGCGGCGAATCTTGCAAGAGAGCCAGCAGCAGCACGCCCGCCTCCAGCAGGAAATTTCTGAGCGTCGAATCGTATGGCGTGTAGCAGGTGCTTAA
- a CDS encoding IS630 family transposase (programmed frameshift): protein MRPYSLDLRQKIIDVYIEGNTSQRQIAQQFRVAYSFVRKLIKQYRETGEIAPKRRTEQTPTKLSNEQLEILKTIAESNHDATLAELCDLLEQRVGVRIGVSTMFRMLEKLNLTLKKKTLYPDKKETERVQIERVKFWQLVRGFLAQDLIFIDESGVNLALTRLRARAPKGKRAHGKRPSKRGKRVSILGAISLKKVITYSNLIGSVDGLTFEAFISQRLVPKLWKGACVIMDNCSIHLGEEVRRLIEDAGAKLMFLPPYSPDFSPIENCFSKIKSILRSLGARSYLDLDKAIEESFSQVSLNDLQNWFSHCCYYASPE, encoded by the exons ATGCGACCCTACTCACTAGATCTTAGACAAAAAATTATTGATGTCTACATTGAAGGGAATACGTCGCAACGTCAAATCGCTCAACAATTTCGAGTTGCTTACAGTTTCGTGCGAAAGCTGATCAAACAATATCGGGAAACAGGTGAGATTGCCCCCAAACGCCGCACTGAGCAAACGCCAACCAAATTAAGTAATGAGCAACTAGAGATCCTAAAAACGATTGCTGAATCAAATCATGACGCGACATTGGCAGAGTTGTGTGACTTGCTGGAACAAAGGGTCGGTGTTCGGATTGGCGTTTCGACGATGTTTCGTATGTTAGAGAAACTGAACTTAACCCTTAA AAAAAAAACGCTGTATCCCGACAAAAAGGAAACTGAACGGGTGCAAATCGAACGAGTCAAATTTTGGCAACTGGTTCGAGGATTCCTGGCTCAAGACTTAATCTTTATTGACGAATCAGGAGTGAACCTGGCTTTGACTCGACTCCGGGCACGTGCCCCGAAAGGAAAACGAGCCCATGGCAAGCGTCCCAGCAAACGAGGGAAACGGGTCTCGATTCTTGGTGCAATTAGCCTTAAAAAGGTAATTACCTATTCCAATCTCATCGGTTCAGTCGATGGACTTACCTTTGAAGCCTTCATTTCCCAGAGACTCGTTCCTAAGTTGTGGAAAGGGGCATGTGTCATCATGGATAACTGCTCGATTCATCTTGGTGAAGAAGTTAGGAGGTTGATTGAGGATGCAGGTGCTAAACTGATGTTTCTACCGCCGTACTCGCCGGACTTTTCACCCATCGAGAATTGCTTTTCAAAGATTAAGAGTATTCTGCGCTCCCTTGGGGCACGGAGCTATCTTGATCTAGACAAAGCCATTGAGGAGTCCTTCTCCCAAGTGTCATTGAATGACCTACAGAATTGGTTCTCCCATTGCTGTTACTATGCCTCGCCAGAATGA
- a CDS encoding DUF362 domain-containing protein: MSTVSLLQATSYEHESLRQALQTLLEPLGGMGAFVKPGDRVLLKPNLLTGARPKKECVTRWELVYVVAQLVQEAGGKPFLGDSPAFGSARGVAIANGYQPLIDELNLPIVEWNGRRYETVSENFNHLLLCKEAMEADVVINLPKVKSHMQLTLTLGVKNLFGCVPGKMKAWWHMEAGKDSRRFGEMLVETARAIAPNLTIADGIIGHEGNGPSGGEPRMLGVLAASADVFACDRALVDILQVNPDQVPTVAASQRMGLCPSLQQINFPLCQPADLRIENWKLSDRLMPIDFGMPRVIKSTFRHLYIRFIKEPMTAYARRQET, from the coding sequence ATGTCTACAGTCAGCCTGCTGCAGGCCACCAGCTACGAACATGAATCGCTGCGCCAAGCCCTGCAAACCCTGCTGGAACCCCTGGGCGGCATGGGGGCGTTCGTGAAACCGGGCGATCGCGTCTTGCTCAAGCCAAACCTGCTGACGGGGGCACGACCGAAAAAGGAATGCGTAACGCGCTGGGAACTGGTCTACGTTGTCGCGCAACTGGTGCAAGAAGCAGGCGGCAAGCCGTTTTTGGGCGACAGTCCCGCCTTTGGCAGTGCGCGGGGGGTGGCGATCGCCAATGGCTATCAGCCGCTAATCGACGAGCTAAATTTGCCGATTGTGGAATGGAACGGCCGCCGCTACGAAACCGTGAGCGAGAATTTCAACCACCTGCTGCTGTGCAAAGAGGCAATGGAAGCAGATGTGGTGATCAATTTGCCCAAGGTGAAGTCACACATGCAACTGACGCTGACGCTGGGTGTGAAGAATTTATTTGGCTGCGTCCCTGGCAAAATGAAAGCCTGGTGGCACATGGAGGCAGGCAAAGACAGCCGCCGCTTTGGGGAAATGCTGGTCGAAACTGCGCGGGCGATCGCCCCCAACCTCACCATTGCCGACGGCATCATTGGCCACGAAGGCAACGGCCCCAGCGGCGGCGAACCGAGGATGCTGGGCGTGCTGGCTGCGTCGGCAGATGTCTTTGCGTGCGATCGCGCTCTCGTCGATATCCTCCAGGTCAATCCAGACCAAGTGCCCACGGTTGCCGCCTCCCAGCGGATGGGGCTATGTCCGTCGCTACAGCAAATCAATTTTCCGCTTTGCCAACCCGCCGACCTGCGAATCGAAAACTGGAAACTCTCCGATCGCCTCATGCCGATTGACTTCGGAATGCCCCGCGTGATCAAGTCCACCTTCCGCCATCTCTACATCCGCTTCATCAAGGAGCCGATGACGGCCTACGCACGACGGCAGGAAACCTGA
- a CDS encoding glycosyltransferase — translation MTTRNIAYFTGRLLPASETFIRAQAESLKTFNPHYIGTRYISGLPLPKERVFAVNSNQFTGSAQELIFKLSGIAPHLVKHLRKLEVSLIHAHFGVCGALVLPISKALDLPLVVTFYGLDATMTDEYANRESISTRVYIRRRESLKRSASLFIGVSDFIRDRLIAQGFPSEKIISHYYGVNTQEFSPNQRVEREPIVLFVGRFTEKKGCEYIIKAMAAVQSALPDTSLILIGDGDERQKLEEMASQILKRYQFLGFQPSDIVKKWMNRASILAVPSITASNGDSEGLPTVVVEAQAMGLPVIGSRHAGIPQAVIHGETGFLTEERDWQTLSNLIFLVLQNKELLRSLSVRAREHAVSNFNLDKQTEVLESIYKNLIHQFNSIKSKH, via the coding sequence ATGACAACACGGAATATAGCCTACTTTACAGGCCGTCTCCTACCTGCATCAGAAACTTTTATTCGCGCACAAGCAGAAAGTTTAAAGACGTTTAATCCTCACTACATCGGTACACGCTATATTTCTGGTTTGCCACTTCCAAAAGAAAGAGTGTTTGCAGTTAATTCAAATCAGTTTACAGGGTCTGCTCAGGAGTTGATTTTTAAGCTTTCAGGGATTGCACCACATCTTGTAAAACACCTTAGGAAACTCGAAGTATCACTAATTCATGCACATTTTGGAGTGTGTGGAGCTTTAGTGTTACCCATTTCTAAAGCCTTGGATCTGCCATTGGTAGTCACTTTTTATGGACTGGATGCCACCATGACAGATGAGTATGCTAATCGTGAGTCTATCAGCACAAGAGTATATATAAGAAGACGAGAATCCTTGAAGAGATCAGCCTCTTTGTTTATTGGTGTATCCGACTTTATTCGAGATAGGCTAATTGCTCAAGGCTTCCCATCTGAAAAAATAATTTCACACTATTATGGCGTAAACACACAGGAGTTTTCCCCAAATCAAAGAGTTGAGCGTGAACCAATCGTGTTGTTTGTAGGACGCTTCACTGAGAAAAAAGGCTGTGAGTACATTATTAAAGCTATGGCAGCAGTCCAGTCTGCTTTGCCAGACACCAGTCTTATCTTAATTGGCGACGGAGATGAAAGACAAAAGCTTGAAGAAATGGCCTCCCAGATACTAAAACGATATCAATTTTTAGGCTTTCAACCCTCTGATATCGTGAAAAAGTGGATGAACCGTGCTTCAATCCTAGCTGTACCTAGCATTACTGCATCTAATGGTGACTCAGAGGGTTTGCCTACTGTAGTTGTTGAAGCGCAGGCGATGGGGTTACCTGTTATTGGTTCTAGACATGCAGGTATTCCGCAGGCGGTAATTCATGGAGAAACTGGATTCTTAACAGAAGAACGAGACTGGCAGACCTTAAGTAATCTAATTTTTCTGGTTCTTCAAAACAAAGAATTGCTGAGAAGCCTCAGCGTTCGCGCTAGAGAACATGCAGTTAGCAACTTTAATCTAGATAAACAAACTGAAGTTCTGGAATCTATATATAAAAACTTAATACACCAATTTAACAGTATCAAATCTAAACATTAG